A genomic region of Methanothermobacter thermautotrophicus str. Delta H contains the following coding sequences:
- a CDS encoding PRC-barrel domain-containing protein, which yields MRIVEEMVGKEVLDSSAKVIGKVKDVEVDIESQAIESLVLGKGGISEGLGLSKGETIVPYEMVKKIGDKILLKGPEE from the coding sequence ATGAGAATAGTTGAGGAAATGGTTGGCAAAGAGGTTCTTGACAGCTCTGCAAAGGTCATAGGGAAGGTAAAGGACGTGGAAGTCGACATAGAATCCCAGGCAATAGAATCACTTGTTCTTGGGAAGGGCGGAATATCAGAGGGCCTTGGCCTATCAAAGGGTGAAACAATAGTCCCCTATGAAATGGTCAAGAAGATAGGTGACAAGATACTCCTCAAAGGCCCTGAAGAATAG
- a CDS encoding methanogenesis marker 2 protein, whose translation MDLDDIIHSLKNFEGVTRKRPIKNIVSILNDAYNVSGNTYLGYGDDASAIRIGDGKLLLLAADGIWGRLMDADPYWAGYCSVLVNVNDIAAMGGKPVGMVNVLSINSSETCYSVMEGIRDGADKFGVPMVGGHVHPDTPYDALDVSIAGIASEDAIITSCDARPGDRVIVGIDLDGRPHPSFPLNWDTTTHKSPEDVQAQIDIMAELAERHLVTAGKDISNPGTLGTLGMLLEASNVGARIEMESIPRNRSVDWDSWLKMYPGSGFVLTAAPENVNECVELLESVGITASDAGEIIADQRLYLRVDDDEGVLFDLKSEIITGVTEERL comes from the coding sequence TTGGATTTAGATGATATCATCCATTCCCTTAAAAATTTTGAGGGTGTAACAAGAAAAAGACCGATAAAGAATATTGTTTCTATTCTGAATGATGCCTACAATGTTTCAGGAAACACCTACCTCGGCTACGGTGACGACGCATCTGCAATAAGGATCGGGGACGGGAAACTTCTTCTACTGGCCGCAGATGGCATATGGGGCCGCCTGATGGACGCCGACCCCTACTGGGCAGGTTACTGTTCCGTCCTTGTTAACGTTAATGACATCGCGGCCATGGGTGGTAAACCTGTGGGTATGGTCAATGTACTGTCAATAAACTCCAGTGAAACCTGTTACAGTGTCATGGAGGGCATAAGGGATGGTGCAGATAAATTCGGGGTTCCAATGGTGGGGGGTCACGTTCACCCCGACACCCCCTACGATGCCCTTGATGTTTCAATTGCAGGGATAGCATCCGAGGATGCCATCATAACAAGCTGTGACGCCAGGCCAGGGGACCGGGTAATTGTTGGGATAGACCTTGATGGAAGGCCACACCCGTCATTTCCACTGAACTGGGATACAACCACGCATAAGAGCCCCGAGGATGTGCAGGCACAGATAGACATCATGGCAGAACTTGCTGAGAGGCACCTCGTAACCGCAGGGAAGGACATAAGTAACCCTGGCACACTCGGAACACTTGGAATGCTCCTTGAAGCTTCGAATGTGGGGGCGAGAATTGAAATGGAATCCATTCCAAGGAACAGATCCGTTGATTGGGACAGCTGGCTTAAGATGTATCCAGGATCAGGTTTTGTTTTAACGGCAGCACCTGAAAATGTAAATGAATGTGTGGAGCTACTGGAGTCCGTCGGAATAACAGCATCAGATGCTGGCGAAATAATAGCCGATCAGAGGCTTTATCTGAGGGTTGATGATGATGAGGGGGTCCTCTTTGACCTTAAAAGTGAAATAATAACAGGAGTGACCGAGGAGAGATTGTGA
- a CDS encoding MogA/MoaB family molybdenum cofactor biosynthesis protein, which translates to MKSQSMEEHRASAPEDISCGVITLSDSKYREFQETGEIPESDTSGRLLVDALSHDYSVSEYTVIPDDGEKLISTIHDMIDEGVSVIFTTGGTGIGSRDITVETLRGIFEKELDGFGEIFRYLSFKELGAGAILSRATAGVYRGTLIFALPGSPNAVKLGIEIVVPEIGHLVKHLRE; encoded by the coding sequence ATGAAAAGTCAGAGTATGGAGGAGCACAGGGCCTCAGCTCCAGAGGATATCAGCTGCGGTGTCATCACCCTCAGTGATTCAAAGTACCGGGAGTTCCAGGAGACCGGTGAAATACCCGAAAGTGACACATCTGGCAGACTCCTTGTTGATGCACTCTCCCATGATTACAGTGTTTCAGAATACACTGTGATACCCGACGATGGTGAGAAGCTCATCTCTACAATTCATGACATGATCGATGAAGGGGTATCAGTCATATTCACCACAGGCGGCACCGGCATCGGGAGCCGTGATATAACCGTTGAGACACTCAGGGGGATCTTTGAAAAGGAACTTGATGGTTTCGGTGAGATATTCAGGTATCTCTCATTCAAGGAGCTTGGAGCCGGGGCAATACTCAGCAGGGCAACTGCAGGCGTTTACCGGGGGACCCTCATATTTGCACTGCCGGGATCGCCCAACGCGGTTAAGCTTGGAATCGAAATTGTGGTCCCGGAGATCGGTCACCTTGTGAAGCACCTGCGGGAATAG
- a CDS encoding type II toxin-antitoxin system VapC family toxin, with amino-acid sequence MKKVLDASAFINGYVPEGRENYTVRSVTEEIRDFRSMMILEDALREGRLKITEPDPESMKVVEDAISESGDIMRLSPTDMEVIGLAVSLRGKDDVTVITDDYTIQNTLKILGIGFRSVLTSGIRDTYSWRRVCTGCRRVYPLDYEFEECEICGSRIVRKRHRN; translated from the coding sequence ATGAAGAAGGTTCTTGACGCGTCTGCCTTCATAAATGGATACGTGCCAGAGGGAAGGGAAAATTACACTGTAAGATCGGTCACAGAGGAGATCAGGGATTTCAGGTCAATGATGATACTGGAGGATGCACTGAGGGAAGGTAGACTCAAAATAACCGAACCCGACCCTGAGAGCATGAAGGTGGTGGAGGACGCCATCAGCGAATCAGGAGACATAATGAGACTTTCCCCCACAGACATGGAGGTCATAGGCCTTGCAGTTTCCCTGAGGGGGAAGGATGACGTCACTGTGATAACAGACGACTACACAATACAGAACACACTGAAAATCCTGGGTATAGGGTTCAGGAGTGTTCTAACATCAGGTATAAGGGACACCTACAGCTGGAGACGGGTATGCACCGGGTGCCGGAGGGTGTACCCCCTGGACTATGAATTTGAGGAATGTGAGATATGCGGTTCAAGAATAGTCCGCAAGAGGCACAGAAACTGA
- a CDS encoding DUF2117 family protein, which yields MNIGVVVHGPHIVDSGYAAQLIELLRKYGHVKARLGGTMGRTAVYDAHLEDIIDISEKRLPSESVDLCAEEGHDLVVLMNYGKSRITGHGFGYKVFQRSEKKPPMVQIERPGEPDGSVVPWRREVLPFAEKLADELGLELVDPEEICREIFHGEPCNEQEPDSREYRRLVGVSENENIFVNGIVVGTSTSDDVTLVAENGIITDIIGGRIKKHGVEKLGRVNLRDAVVKTGLLRRSDVKPRKVKLRENNKERFRVSFLNHAAEDIYSLHDADLVVTVGDDTTLVAADILYRFDVPIIGITDGDIDRVVRNGFKCSGSIIIEFEGGWDDIVGERSTGAIQGQ from the coding sequence ATGAATATAGGAGTGGTTGTTCACGGACCACACATTGTTGATTCTGGCTACGCAGCACAGCTCATAGAACTCCTTAGAAAATACGGTCATGTGAAGGCAAGACTGGGAGGCACCATGGGAAGAACAGCTGTCTACGACGCCCACCTTGAGGATATCATAGACATCTCAGAGAAGAGACTTCCCAGTGAATCGGTTGACCTCTGTGCAGAGGAGGGCCATGACCTTGTTGTACTCATGAACTATGGAAAATCCCGCATAACCGGCCACGGCTTCGGCTACAAGGTATTCCAGAGGTCGGAGAAGAAACCGCCCATGGTCCAGATAGAAAGACCTGGAGAGCCCGATGGAAGTGTTGTACCCTGGAGGAGGGAGGTACTCCCATTCGCAGAAAAGCTTGCAGATGAACTTGGACTTGAACTGGTGGACCCTGAGGAGATATGCCGTGAAATATTCCATGGAGAGCCATGCAACGAACAGGAACCCGATAGCAGGGAATACCGCAGACTCGTGGGTGTCTCAGAGAACGAGAACATCTTTGTCAACGGTATAGTGGTGGGGACATCAACCTCAGATGACGTCACACTGGTTGCAGAGAACGGCATAATCACAGATATAATCGGGGGCCGCATAAAGAAACACGGCGTCGAAAAGCTTGGAAGGGTTAACCTAAGGGACGCGGTGGTGAAGACAGGACTCCTCAGACGATCCGATGTAAAGCCAAGAAAGGTGAAGCTAAGAGAAAATAATAAGGAGAGATTCAGGGTCTCCTTCCTCAACCACGCAGCAGAGGACATCTACAGCCTTCATGACGCTGACCTGGTTGTCACCGTGGGAGACGACACGACCCTTGTGGCAGCAGACATACTCTACAGGTTTGACGTTCCGATCATTGGCATCACAGATGGAGACATTGACAGGGTTGTCAGGAATGGTTTCAAATGCTCAGGTTCCATCATAATAGAATTTGAGGGAGGATGGGATGATATAGTGGGTGAGAGATCTACAGGAGCTATTCAGGGGCAGTGA
- the pyrE gene encoding orotate phosphoribosyltransferase: MQVKNTEELRRELIELLSEMDVVQRGKFILSSGRESDYYVDIKRAVTEPAVLDVIARLIADAAGEVDRIAGPALGAVPIATAVSLYSRKPLLMIRKEKKGYGTSKLIEGDLQKGDRVAVVEDVTTTGGSLLKAVRAIQENGGIVEKAFVIVDREEGAVDEFKREGITLIPLLSVSDFNHS; encoded by the coding sequence ATGCAGGTCAAAAATACAGAGGAACTCAGAAGGGAGCTTATAGAACTTCTGTCTGAAATGGATGTCGTTCAGAGGGGTAAATTCATCCTCTCATCAGGCAGGGAAAGCGATTACTACGTTGATATAAAGAGGGCGGTAACGGAGCCGGCTGTCCTTGACGTTATAGCGAGGTTAATAGCCGATGCGGCCGGTGAAGTGGACAGGATAGCAGGTCCTGCCCTTGGAGCGGTCCCAATAGCCACTGCGGTGTCACTCTACTCCAGAAAACCGCTCCTGATGATAAGAAAGGAGAAAAAGGGATACGGAACATCAAAACTCATTGAGGGGGATCTGCAGAAAGGTGACAGGGTTGCCGTGGTTGAGGACGTTACAACGACTGGCGGGTCTCTTCTTAAGGCTGTTAGGGCAATTCAGGAGAACGGTGGGATCGTTGAGAAGGCATTTGTTATTGTTGACCGTGAGGAAGGGGCTGTAGACGAATTTAAAAGGGAGGGCATAACCCTCATACCCCTCCTTTCGGTATCTGACTTCAACCATTCCTGA